The following coding sequences lie in one beta proteobacterium CB genomic window:
- a CDS encoding Putative exported protein (Pseudogene), giving the protein MKSIATLLKLSIALSIAVQVHCVHAQAGGQFTVAANNYLKKRTDAFMTITGYSLTPDVTTGSLSIRDKGGDNQSLQMISLGGGDRISANFPLYLEGTIAFNRYDPTFTDGIGNSSVTVPVKWTGITGTGGIGWDFPLTENLRIRPIANIMLGHVESDLSVAGRIIENKTGVDLQFLNGGRMNAYGTGGSLMLDYEDYKPEREYDAELRYTNIAINTFDSSTAVQGSADSQSLGLWARARYPTPLTVLERPLRAVFELAHTEFLGQLRGALGFDSLSSVGTGFEIDRSASDPMFSRVRLVFRYQFGQNVRGTSIGLAASF; this is encoded by the coding sequence ATGAAATCGATCGCCACCCTCCTTAAATTATCAATTGCACTATCAATCGCAGTTCAAGTGCATTGCGTCCATGCGCAGGCAGGAGGCCAATTTACGGTCGCTGCCAACAATTACCTCAAAAAACGTACCGATGCATTTATGACCATCACGGGTTACTCGCTCACCCCGGATGTCACTACCGGATCACTATCGATCCGAGATAAGGGTGGCGATAACCAAAGCTTGCAAATGATTTCTCTTGGGGGCGGTGACCGCATTAGCGCCAACTTTCCACTCTATCTTGAGGGCACGATTGCCTTCAATCGCTACGACCCAACCTTTACTGATGGCATAGGTAACTCGAGTGTTACGGTTCCCGTTAAATGGACTGGCATTACCGGTACAGGCGGCATCGGCTGGGATTTCCCGCTAACAGAGAACTTACGCATTCGTCCAATCGCCAACATCATGCTCGGCCACGTGGAGAGTGATCTCTCTGTTGCCGGTCGCATCATAGAAAATAAAACTGGGGTGGACTTGCAGTTCTTAAATGGGGGTCGCATGAATGCGTATGGCACTGGCGGCTCATTAATGCTCGATTACGAAGATTACAAACCTGAACGTGAATACGATGCCGAATTGCGTTACACCAATATCGCTATCAACACCTTTGATAGTTCAACTGCTGTTCAAGGCTCCGCAGATTCACAAAGCTTAGGTTTGTGGGCACGGGCTAGATACCCCACTCCACTAACGGTATTGGAAAGACCTTTAAGAGCTGTATTTGAATTAGCTCACACCGAGTTTCTGGGTCAACTGCGTGGCGCCCTTGGATTTGACTCGCTATCCTCAGTGGGCACTGGATTTGAAATAGACAGAAGTGCATCTGACCCCATGTTTAGCAGGGTAAGACTGGTATTTCGTTATCAATTTGGACAGAACGTCCGAGGTACATCTATTGGTCTAGCCGCAAGCTTCTAA
- a CDS encoding Patatin: MQENTALPPLLSPEIDARRRFLGLGLGLGALIGGSSLAGCSLMSSRKPIVGLALGAGAARGFAHVGVIKALEAQGIRPDLVVGSSAGSVIAALLASGATGNDLNRLALNLDEATIADWGLPFAGRFGGLIKGDALQNMVNREVQNKSIEQMRIPLGIVATELQSGKGILFRSGNTGLAVRASCSVPGVFQPAVISGKEYVDGGLVAPVPVSYARQMGATIVIAVNISSEPVHQDASGTFGIMQQTISIMQRSINQYELKSADIVITPHLKQMSSGDFKSRNAAILAGEVAAQDQMAALKEKLRS, from the coding sequence ATGCAAGAAAATACAGCCCTACCCCCACTTTTATCACCCGAGATTGACGCTAGACGCCGTTTTCTAGGTCTGGGTCTTGGTTTAGGCGCCCTCATTGGGGGCTCAAGCCTGGCTGGGTGTAGCTTAATGAGCAGTCGCAAGCCTATAGTTGGCTTAGCTCTGGGTGCAGGAGCGGCTCGAGGTTTTGCCCACGTCGGCGTCATTAAGGCCTTAGAAGCTCAAGGCATTCGACCCGATCTCGTGGTCGGCAGTAGTGCCGGCAGTGTTATTGCAGCGCTACTTGCCTCTGGAGCGACCGGCAACGATCTGAACCGGCTCGCCTTAAATCTGGATGAAGCCACGATTGCTGACTGGGGACTGCCTTTTGCTGGAAGATTTGGCGGCCTCATAAAAGGGGATGCCCTTCAGAACATGGTCAATCGCGAAGTACAAAATAAATCGATTGAGCAAATGCGTATCCCTCTAGGTATTGTGGCGACTGAGTTGCAGTCGGGCAAAGGCATTTTGTTTCGCTCTGGTAATACAGGTCTAGCAGTACGCGCCTCATGTAGCGTTCCAGGGGTATTCCAGCCGGCAGTCATTAGCGGCAAAGAATATGTTGACGGCGGCTTGGTTGCCCCCGTCCCAGTGAGTTATGCCCGGCAGATGGGTGCAACAATTGTGATTGCGGTCAACATCTCCTCTGAACCAGTGCATCAAGATGCCAGCGGAACCTTTGGCATCATGCAACAAACCATATCCATCATGCAGCGAAGCATTAATCAGTACGAACTCAAGAGCGCTGATATTGTGATCACCCCTCACCTCAAACAAATGAGCAGTGGCGACTTCAAATCCAGAAATGCCGCAATACTCGCTGGAGAAGTAGCCGCTCAAGATCAAATGGCCGCTTTGAAAGAAAAACTTCGAAGCTAG